Proteins encoded by one window of Primulina huaijiensis isolate GDHJ02 chromosome 1, ASM1229523v2, whole genome shotgun sequence:
- the LOC140959940 gene encoding methyl-CpG-binding domain-containing protein 2-like has protein sequence MEQSSSSSANKVWESVTTYTVQCASCSKWRLVPSKEKYEEIRETINEQPFMCDIARQWRPDISCVKESDVKREDQNWVWAMDKPNIPRTPKGWQRIIRARAEGGTKFADVYYVTPSNKRLRSMVELSRYLGEHPQLAQDGVTTSQFSFQPPVRFVDYHVAKRRAGSSSRDKQET, from the exons ATGGAACAAAGTTCAAGCAGCTCGGCAAATAAGGTTTGGGAATCTGTCACGACATATACAGTCCAGTGTGCCTCATGTTCAAAGTGGAGGCTCGTCCCGTCGAAGGAGAAATACGAGGAAATAAGAGAGACAATCAATGAACAGCCTTTCATGTGTGATATAGCCAGGCAGTGGAGACCTGATATATCATGCGTGAAGGAATCTGATGTCAAACGGGAGGATCAAAACTGGGTATGGGCAATGGACAAGCCCAACATTCCTCGGACTCCTAAGGGATGGCAACGAATTATAAGAGCTCGAGCGGAAGGAGGCACGAAATTCGCTGACGTGTATTATGTGACACCGTCCAACAAGAGATTACGTTCAATGGTGGAACTTAGTCG GTACCTTGGTGAGCATCCGCAGCTTGCACAAGACGGTGTCACCACATCTCAGTTTTCGTTTCAACCCCCGGTACGATTTGTTGATTATCATGTTGCGAAAAGGCGAGCTGGCTCTTCATCACGTGACAAACAAGAGACATAA